The genomic segment GGCGCTTCGGCGCAGGCGTGTAGGCTTCGAACTTGTAGACCCACGCCCACAGCAGCTCGAAGCGGCGGCGGTCCCACACCACCGGGTCGAACGGGGCCAGCAGGCGCACCTGTTCGTCCGGTGCATGGCGGCGCGAGCGCGGATTCTCATCCGCCGGCCAGTACCAGGTGGTGCCTTCCAGCGTGCAGCTGGCCAGCTGCTGCTTGGCCAGCGCCAACGCCTTGCGGGTCTGCTCGGCCAGATGCGGTGCGCCGTAGCCCAGCAGGCGCACCAGGTAGGTCAGGCTGGCCGAGGGCAACGGCGCGTACTTGCGCACCACCAGGTCGATCAGGGCGGCGGCGCGTTCAATCTGCGCCTGTTCGCTGGCATCGGCTTCGCTGTGGTCGGCCACCGCATAGATACGCGTGCCGCTGTCACGACGCTGCACACGCAGCAGGCCGCGGTAGTGCATGCCATCCAGCAGATGGGTGCTGGCATTGCTGGTGCCACCCCAGTAGTTGGTCACCCGGCCATGCGCGAAGGCCTGGTCCACCTCACGTGGATGCACGCTGCCACGCTCGCGCACGAAGGCCAGCACGTCCGCCGCGCGTCGCTGGGTTTCGGCGTCCCACGCGCGTTTGGACACCCGTGGATGCATCAGCGCCAGATGCTCGCGCGGCAGGAAGCCGTAGTTCACCAGGCAATCCTCCTCCACCGGCAGGCGCGCATAGCGCCGCTCCAGATCCCCTGCGCGAT from the Stenotrophomonas maltophilia genome contains:
- a CDS encoding DNA glycosylase AlkZ-like family protein, with product MAWIYNATMPATPTLDDLRRYAVARTLFKPTTLLSAIRRLGFVQADPIRAPARAQDLTLRHRVKDYRAGDLERRYARLPVEEDCLVNYGFLPREHLALMHPRVSKRAWDAETQRRAADVLAFVRERGSVHPREVDQAFAHGRVTNYWGGTSNASTHLLDGMHYRGLLRVQRRDSGTRIYAVADHSEADASEQAQIERAAALIDLVVRKYAPLPSASLTYLVRLLGYGAPHLAEQTRKALALAKQQLASCTLEGTTWYWPADENPRSRRHAPDEQVRLLAPFDPVVWDRRRFELLWAWVYKFEAYTPAPKRQYGYYALPVLWHDQVVGWANLSVRDGELASSVGYAGRSLARDKVFRGALDDELQRMAAFL